The following DNA comes from Sediminitomix flava.
TAAGTGCTTAATATCATCAAGGAAGTGAGCAGTACGTGCCATTCCTACTACTTTAAACACTTTAGAAATTACTTTTTGTAGTGACTTCTTCGACAATAGCTCATCTACATAACCTACCTCTTCAGGAACGAATTGGTTAACGATTACACGACCAGCTACTGTGTCTACAATCTTAGTCTCTAACTCGCCTGTTTCATCGTTACGAACTTTTGTTCTTAACTTGATATAAGCGTGTTTAGAAATTGCACCTTCATTAATACCGATGATTACTTCTTCAGCACTATAGAAAGTCATTCCTTCGCCTGGTACTTTTTCTTCAGGAGTAGTGTAACGTCCTTTAGTGATGTAGTAAAGACCCAATACCATATCCTGAGATGGTACCGTTACAGGATTACCATTTGCAGGGTTCAAGATATTGTGAGAAGCAAGCATCAATAAAGAAGCTTCCAAAATAGCCTCATGTCCTAGAGGAACGTGAACCGCCATCTGGTCACCATCGAAATCGGCGTTAAATGCCGTACATACCAATGGGTGAAGTTGGATAGCTTTACCTTCAATCAATTTTGGTTGGAAGGCTTGGATACCCAAACGGTGAAGCGTAGGAGCACGGTTAAGAAGTACAGGGTGTCCTTTCAATACATTTTCAAGGATATCCCAAACTACAGGATCTTTACGGTCTACAATTTTCTTTGCAGATTTCACCGTCTTAACGATACCTCTTTCAATCAACTTACGAATGATGAATGGCTTGAATAGCTCGGCTGCCATATTCTTTGGCAAACCACATTCGTGAAGTTTCAATTGAGGACCTACAACGATTACCGAACGACCAGAGTAGTCAACCCTTTTACCCAAAAGGTTTTGACGGAATCGACCTTGCTTACCTTTCAGCATATCTGAAAGTGATTTCAACGGACGGTTACCATCAGCTCTTACAGCGTTCACTTTACGAGAGTTATCGAATAATGAGTCAACAGCTTCTTGAAGCATACGTTTCTCATTACGAAGGATAACTTCTGGTGCTTTAATATCGATCAATCTCTTCAGACGGTTATTACGGATAATCACACGTCTATAAAGATCATTCAAATCTGAAGTTGCGAAACGTCCACCATCCAATGGTACCAAAGGACGCAACTCTGGTGGAATTACAGGGACCATACGAATAATCATCCATTCAGGACGGTTTTCGATATTGTCTCTTGTATTTGATTCACGGAATGCCTCAACTACTTTCAGACGTTTCAAAGCTTCCGCTTTACGTTGCTGAGAAGTATCATTTGAAGCAGCATCTCTCAATTGGTATGAAAGTTCATCCAATTGGATTCTTGACAAGAGCATTTCCAAAGCATCTGCCCCCATTTTAGCGATAAACTTATCTGGGTGGTCATTGTCTAATGCTTGGTTTTCTCTTGGTAATTTATCAAGGATGTCTAAGTACTCATCCTCAGTAAGGAAGTCCATTTTTTGAACTCCATCTTCCGCCTTGATACCAGGTTGGATAACTACATATCTTTCATAGTAGATAATCTGGTCCAATTTCTTGGTCGGAAGTCCCAATAAGTAACCAATCTTGTTCGGTAGAGATCTGAAATACCAGATGTGAGCAACAGGAACTACCAATGAGATGTGTCCCATACGCTCTCTACGTACTTTTTTCTCAGTAACTTCTACCCCACAGCGGTCACATACGATACCCTTATAACGGATACGTTTATATTTACCACAGTGACACTCCCAGTCTTTTACTGGACCAAAGATTCTTTCACAGAACAAACCTCCCATTTCAGGTTTATACGTTCTGTAGTTAATCGTTTCTGGCTGCGTCACTTCACCATGAGAACTCTCCAAGATGGACTCAGGAGAAGCCAAACTAATCGTGACTTTAGTAAAGTCCGTGTTAATTTTCTTGTTTTTTCTGAATGCCATTTGCAATTTGCGGTTTTTCTAAGCTTGCAAATATACTGATTAAAAGTATTTTTTCTAATGCTTTGTATATGAATTTTATTTTTAGTAAATAAAAACCACATAGCTGCTTTCCAAGTCATTCCTAATACTTCCTTTGCAAGGCTATCAATCTTCCATTTCTGATAAAACAACTTAGGATAAGAACAAAATCCTTAACAGGCAGATCGTTTCAATCTACAAATGTTAAATATTCTAAAAAAAGAATTATTTTAGTGTAGATTCTCACTTCTCATTTTTCTTGTCTTAGATGCATCTTACCTTACACTAGCTAAGACTAGTTTATATTAATAACATGAAAAGAATTCTTTTTACACTTCTATTTACAGGAGTAATGAGTACCACGTATGCTCAAAATCCTACACGAATTATAAGTAATGTCTTAAAAAACACTTCTTTTAAGATTGCTTATGGTACTATATTAGATACACCTGACGACTTCGATTATAAAGGTCGTCAAACCAGCTTTGCACTTACTTATCAGCCAGAATTTTCATTAGGGGGAGGGCAATTCACTTTCAACCCTGGTATTAGTTATGTACATGACAGTTATTTTTTAGATGACTTTACGATCAGAGAGAACCCTACAGATAATAACAAAACCATTATCGTTCCTGTCGGAGACATCTTTGAGGAAGCTACAGATATCAAGAAAAGTAAATTAGCAGTCAATAGTTTCGATGTCCCACTTGAGTTTCGCTACAGAACTAGTGCAAACCGTAAAGGTTTTGTTATTGGTCTTGGAGGATACTTTGGTTTCATCTTCGACACACATACTAAAATCAAATACGAAGATGGACAAGGCAGTAATGTAATTGCTAAAGAAAAAAGAAATTATAACATCAATCGATTCCGATATGGTGTAATGGGTAGAATAGGCTTGAACAATATCAACCTATTTGCGACGTATAATTTGAATGAATTCTTTGAGAACAATGCTCTAGATGGTATTTCTTCAAATACAAGGCAATTAGCAGTGGGTATTTCCTTTAGAGGAATATAATCCTTGATGAAAATAGAAACTATTAATAATTAAGTAAAGGGCTATTCTGAAATACAGTATAATCTTTACGAATTTATATCATATCTTTGCAATATTTTGAGTCGGTGAAAATACAGGGATATTATCCTTGAATTTTTCGCTCTCAATAAGCTAGAATTAATCAATCCATACGGTTCGAAGAAATGGAATTAAGTGTAAATCAAATTGCTCAAATCATAAAGGGTGAAGTTGTTGGGGATGGAGAGAAAAAGATCCACAATATTTCAAAGATTCAGGAAGGTACAGAAGGCACTCTTTCATTTTTAGCCAATCCAAAATATGAAGAACACATTTACAGCACTAATGCTTCTGCTGTTCTAGTAAATAAGGATTTCAAGCCTAAAAAAGAAATAGCCTCAACACTCATTTATGTAGAAGATGCTTATGTAGCCTTCACAGAGTTGTTGACAGAGTATCAAAAATTGATTCTAAGCTTAAAAGTAGGAATCGAATCACCTTCTTTCATTGATGATTCTGCTCAAGTAGGAGATCAAATCTACGTAGGTGCTTTTGCTTACATTGGAAAGAACGTGAAAATCGGTAATAACGTAAAAATATACCCAAATACATTCATTGGAGACAATGTTACGATTGGAGACAATTGTACACTATACGCAGGTGTGAAAGTCTACAATGACACAATCATTGGAAATCACTGTACGCTTCAAGCAGGAGCAGTTATTGGTTCTGATGGTTTTGGCTTTGCTCCTCAAAAAGATGGCACGTACAAAACGATACCTCAAATTGGAAATGTAATCCTAGAAGACAACGTAGATATTGGAGCCAATACAGTAGTCGATTGCGCTACTATGGGATCAACAGTTGTTAAGCAAGGCGCAAAATTAGATAACCTTATTCAAGTAGCACATAATGTGGTGATTGGCAAAAACACTGTTATTGCTTCTCAGACTGGTGTTTCTGGTTCAAGTACTATTGGAGACAACTGTATGATAGGAGGACAAGTAGGTGTTGCTGGACATTTATCAGTTGCTAACGGCACTCAAATTGGAGCTCAATCTGGTCTTGCAAAATCTGTAAAAGAGGAGAACACCAAAATCATGGGAACTCCAGCTATTTCATTTGCTCAGAATTTAAAAGCTTTTGCAGTTACTAGAAACTTGCCTGAATTGGCAAAAACTGTGAAGCAATTGGAGAAAGAAATTGCAAATCTGAAAAAAGATTAAGGCTATTTAGCAGATTTAAAGTCAATTATTTGTTAGATAGGTCATATTATTTTCATATTTGCGACTTGAATTTTTATCTCAAAAGTCGTCTGTACCAGATGTGTAACCTTTTTAACAGACTACTAGAATACGTTTTCAAAATTTAAGCGAAGAATGTATACAAAACAGCATACAATACAAAAGGCCGTAACAGTTTCTGGAGTGGGTATTCACACTGGAGCTACAGCTTCAATGACTTTTATGCCAGCCGAGCCTGATCACGGTTATAAATTTCAAAGAACAGACCTACCTAATCAACCTATAGTTGAGGCAGATGTTGATAACGTTGTTGATATCTCTAGAGGTACAACAATCGAACAAGATGGAGCTCGTGTTAACACAGTAGAGCACGTTTTAGCTGCCTTAGTCGGACTAGAAATCGACAACGTTCTAATCCAAATTGATGGACCTGAACCTCCAATCATGGACGGTAGCTCTATCATGTTTGTTGAAGCTTTAAAAGAAGCTGGGTTAGAAGAACAACCAGCACTAAGAAAATTCTTTGAAGTTCCGAACAGTGTTTTTTATCAAGATAAAGACCGTAAAGTAGAAATCGCGGCACTTCCATTAGATGATTATCGTCTTACTGTAATGGTAGACTACAATTCACCTGTACTTGGAAGCCAACATGCTTTACTTTCAAATATTTCTGACTTTGAAACAGAAATTGCTTCTTCTAGAACATTCTGTTTCTTACACGAAGTACAAGCGTTAAGAAAACTAGGTTTAATTCAAGGTGGAAACTTCAACAATGCAATTGTCGTAGTTGACCAACTAATTTCTGAGCAAGAATTAGATGAATTGGCTGATGTATTCGACTTACCAAAAGTAGAAGTTAAAGAAGAAGGTATATTAAACAACGTAGAACTACGTCACAATAACGAACCTGCTCGTCACAAACTTCTAGACATGGTTGGAGATTTAGCTCTTGTTGGCCGTCCAATCAAAGCTCAAATTCTTGCGGCTCGTCCTGGTCACGCTGCCAATGTAGAGTTTGCTCGTAAATTGAAAAAGCTAATGCTTAAGACAGACAAGGATAGTAATGTCCCTGCTTACGATCCTAAGCAAGAGCCAATCATGGACATCAACGAGTTGAATCAACTTCTTCCTCACGCATATCCATTCTTACTTGTTGACAAAATCACAGAATTGACACCGAACTACGTTATTGGTGTTAAAAATGTAACTGTCAATGAGCCATTCTTCCCAGGGCACTTCCCAGGAAATCCTGTAATGCCAGGTGTTCTTCAGATTGAAGCTATGGCACAAACTGGTGGTATTCTTGTGTTGAAAAACATGGAAGAGCCTAAGAATTATTGGACATACTTCGTAGCAGTTGATGACTGTAAATTCAGAAAAATGGTAGTTCCAGGAGACACTTTAGTTCTCAAATGTGAACTGATCATGCCTATTCGAAGAGGTATTGCCAAGATGAAAGGGCAAGCTTATGTTGCTGGACAACTTGTTTGCGAAGCAACAATGACAGCCTCTTTGGTCAAAAAAGATCAATAATGTGTTATAAAGAAAGGAATCTCATAAGAGGTTCCTTTCTTTAGCTCTAAAAATATTTGTTTTCAAACAAGACTGACAAAAACGAATGATAAGTCCATTAGCGAGCATAGACCCTAATGCTAAGATTGATGAAGGTGTAGAAATTGGACCTTTTACCACTGTCTATGGAGATGTTGAGATTGGTAAAGGTACATGGATTGGTCCTAATGTTACCATTATGGATGGCGCTCGAATTGGTGAGAATTGTAAAATATTCCCTGGTGCAGTGATTTCTGCAGTTCCTCAAGATCTTAAATTTGAAGGAGAATATACTACAACCGTTATTGGCAACAATACTGTACTTAGAGAGTGTGTAACGATCAATAGAGGTACGTCGGATAAAATGATGACCAAAATTGGCGAAAACTGTCTTCTCATGGCCTACGTTCACGTTGCCCATGACTGTATTATTGCAAACAACTGTATCTTCTCTAATGCTGTACAAATTGCTGGTCATGTTGAGATCGACGAGTTCACTATCGTAGGTGGTACAGCTGCCATTCATCAGTTTGTTAAAATAGGAAAGCACGCTTTTGTAGCTGGTGGTTCTCTTGTTCGTAAAGATGTTCCTCCATTCGTAAAAGCAGCAAATGATCCATTGAGCTATTGTGGTGTAAATGGCGTAGGACTTCGTCGTAGAGGATTTAACGATGAAGAAGTTCGTCAGATTCATGAAATGTATCGCACGTTCTATGCTAAAGGTCTTCGTAAAGAAGTAGCTATTCAGCAAATAGAAGATGAAGTACATGACTGTGAAGCGAAAAACATCATTGTAGACTTCTTGAAAAATGCCACAAGAGGCGTTATCAAAGGATACTAAAAAATACTATCAAAAGGTTCCGAGTTTTGTTTTCACAAATACTCCGAACCTTTTTTCTTTCTTTCCCCTTCTCTCCAATGATTCAGATCCACGCAGAAAACATCGGTAAACGTTTTGGACGAAATTGGATTTTTAAAAATCTAGACTACACTTTCGAAGCTGGAAATTCATATGCTATTACTGGGAGTAATGGTAGTGGTAAAACAACTTTCATTCGAAGTCTTGCAGGAATTCTCCCTCTCTCTAAAGGAAAAATATCATACCACTTAGATCAATCAGAAATTCATCCTGACGACATCCATAAATACCTATCACTTTCAGGACCTTACACAGAAGTTATTGAAGAATTCTCATTACTTGAGTTAATTCATTTTTACCAAAACTTCAAACCCCTACAAGTAACTCCTGAAGAGTTGATCGAGATTATGGAGCTTAAACACTCGAAGAAAAAAGCAATTAAAGATTTTAGTTCTGGAATGAAACAAAAGCTCAAATTAGGTCTTGCTTTTTTTGGATTTGATCAGATATTAATCCTTGATGAACCGACCTCAAACCTTGATCATCAGAATATTGAATGGTATCATCAACAGATTGAAAACATAGACCGTTCAAATAAAATTATATTGATTTGTTCCAATCAGCCTTATGAATATGATTTTTGTACAAATCACCTCAATATTTCACATTTTAAATAGGCGATCACAAAAGAAATTCGTAGATTGACAACGGATTTTGGGCAAACTCATTTTTTAAAATTTTTTCTAATTAAAAAATTAAAGCCAAACATGAGAAAATTAATCAAGCTGAGCTCATATGTTCTAGCCCTTATCGCTCTTAGTTTTATGACTAGTTGTGGAGGAGAAGACGAAAGTAATCCTGATCCATTAAACTATGCATCAAGCTCTGTTACTCAAACAGGTAGAGAATTCCTTATCGAATCAGGAGACCTTCAATTTACATTGACTTTTAGTGCTCCAGATTATTCTAAAGGAACTATTGAAACTAGTGTTTCAAGTACAGCTCAAGAGCTAGGTTTAGATCAAATTGAACAAGTACTTGGTGTTGCTTTCGACGATATTAGTGGTAGCTTCGATGCAAATGCTAATACTTTTGGAAACAACATTACAGCAACAATAACTAGTGTTTCTGTTGGCGCTACTTCTGTAAGCCTTACAGTTACACCTGCAGATACAGATGCTAAAGGTACTGAGCCTGTTATTTTGAACTTCAATGTTCAGTAATTAAGCTTGCTAAAAAATTAATTATAAGCCTCCTTCAAATGAAGGAGGCTTTTTTATTTCTTTAAGCTAAGTGATCTACTCTATTAAAATCTTCTAAAGAAAACTCTTGAGTTTCCTCATCATAAACGACCGTTGTCACTCCTGTATTTTTAGGAATATAATTCTTCATTTCTACTAAAGGCTTTTGCAATAAAAGACATAATAGAATTCGAATAGCTCTACTATGCATACACACTAACACATGCTTTTCCTCCTTTTGAGAAATTATATATGAAATAGCTTCTTTCTGACGATCTTGTACATCTTGAGGTGATTCTCCTCCTTCCGCTTTTGCATCCACTTCTCCTCTATTCCAAGCATCATTTAAGGCCATTACAGTGTCATCGATAGGATTACCTTCAAATGCACCATAATCCATTTCATCTAAGCCAGATAACTTCTCCCACTTTAGATCACCTTGTAAAAAGCCGTCTACAGTTTGCCAAGTTCTCTGTAAGGTTGATGTATAGCATTTATCAAAGTATTTATCTTTATAGAATTCAAAAAGTGCTGAAGCCTGTTCTAAACCTTTTTCGTTTAACTCTGCATCAATTTGTCTCCCTTGTACTAATTCACTCTTATTGTAATTAGTCTGACCATGCCTTACGATGTATAAATACTTCTTCATTCTAACCTATTTAACTGCTTCTAATTGTTTGAATTATTCAAATTTACTCAGTAACATTCAAAGAATCTGCCTCTTCAGTATTAATTAATAAGTCTTCTTCTTTTAAAAATCTGATAGGAATCACAATTGAGCGTCTATCCCAAATTGCAATCAGATTACAACCATAAAACTCATCCGTTTCCTGTAAGAAAATACTGAACTGCATAAATACATATGGAGACTTAAAGGCAGGAATTTTCATACGAGCGATATCATACTCTTGCCTGTACTTAAATGTACCCCATTGCCCCAACTCTTTATTTACAATCATAGTCCACTCAGCTGTATCTGGAATTGCAAACAAAGCGTAAGTACCCGTATTCAAGGTATCTTCGCCAAAAATAACTGGTTTTGTAAACGTAATTTCAGTTGCATCATCATCACCAAAACGCCACAATTTCCTCCACGGAACATTATACCCAAAAGGGTGATGACGTTCATGCTTCATCTTAGGCCTACCATAAGTTACTTTTACATAATTTTCACCATCTCGAAAGTTGACAAGACCAACTTCACTTTTTCTAGGTTTATGCTTGAGTTCTTGGCCATAAATAATCGTTGAACTCCAAAGGGTAAATAGAAGAATACAAATATTTAGAATCGAAAACTTTCTCATTATATCAAATAACAAAACAAAAAGTAAAGTTACATATTATCATAACACATAGAGTATGATACGCTACAAAGCTAATAATGTAAACAATCAGAAAAAATAATTAAGAAGCTTACAAGTCAGTTACTTCGATTCCATTATTGTAGATTCTTCAGACTCTTGCGCCGTACAACTCAAAACTACATTTAGCATTTGCTGTAATCTACCTTCTATTTGAGCTGCAGAAATATTCTTTTCACTACATTCTGTTCCGATAGCCTCTTCCCTAGTTAGTATTACTTGATACTGTTTTTCCTCCTCACTATCCACTCCATAACGAACAAATAGATAGAATTCACCTTGATAGTTTTCAATAGCAAAATAAACATCTTGATTATTGAAAGTTTTATAGAACTCCCAATTCTTTTCTGGAGGATTTACATCAGGTAATACTGTTTGTGGAATCAGTGTTAGCGAGCAAAAAAATATAGTAAGAGCAAAACAGATAGTTAGGGTAAGTATTCTTTTCATAATTTGGTCTTGATTTGTTTGTTAGCCTTAAGTCACTGTCAAAACCCTAATTCAAAAAATTAAATTCATTCACATACGTAGCAGTATGTAACAATATAAAAATAGTCATAAAAAAAAGGTCTGTTCCTATTATAGAAACAGACCTTCCAAGAGAGGTTTATTCGGTATTAAGGATGATCTTTAATCCTAAATACACACTTCACAAAGCAAAAAATATAATGAAATTTAAAAAAATAGAGATCGAAAAAATTGCTAAAAGAGGGTCAATCAATATAATCCCTCTCGGGATTCATGTACTTCATAATCAACAGTTCAAAGGTAAGTGATTTCTTAACGTTGTCAAATCAGATCTAAAAAAATTAAAAGGCTACAGTTAATATTCTTGATATAAAGAAAGATAATCTTAGAATAATACTATTTAAAGATTAATGTTTCGACTTTATATCAAAAACACAACTGAAAAGTTTTTTATTCCCAATAATAGAAGTATAAAATTGAACAAAAATAAATACAACATGTTATTAAACGGTGAATCAAAT
Coding sequences within:
- a CDS encoding porin family protein, with the translated sequence MKRILFTLLFTGVMSTTYAQNPTRIISNVLKNTSFKIAYGTILDTPDDFDYKGRQTSFALTYQPEFSLGGGQFTFNPGISYVHDSYFLDDFTIRENPTDNNKTIIVPVGDIFEEATDIKKSKLAVNSFDVPLEFRYRTSANRKGFVIGLGGYFGFIFDTHTKIKYEDGQGSNVIAKEKRNYNINRFRYGVMGRIGLNNINLFATYNLNEFFENNALDGISSNTRQLAVGISFRGI
- the lpxD gene encoding UDP-3-O-(3-hydroxymyristoyl)glucosamine N-acyltransferase, with translation MELSVNQIAQIIKGEVVGDGEKKIHNISKIQEGTEGTLSFLANPKYEEHIYSTNASAVLVNKDFKPKKEIASTLIYVEDAYVAFTELLTEYQKLILSLKVGIESPSFIDDSAQVGDQIYVGAFAYIGKNVKIGNNVKIYPNTFIGDNVTIGDNCTLYAGVKVYNDTIIGNHCTLQAGAVIGSDGFGFAPQKDGTYKTIPQIGNVILEDNVDIGANTVVDCATMGSTVVKQGAKLDNLIQVAHNVVIGKNTVIASQTGVSGSSTIGDNCMIGGQVGVAGHLSVANGTQIGAQSGLAKSVKEENTKIMGTPAISFAQNLKAFAVTRNLPELAKTVKQLEKEIANLKKD
- a CDS encoding bifunctional UDP-3-O-[3-hydroxymyristoyl] N-acetylglucosamine deacetylase/3-hydroxyacyl-ACP dehydratase, whose product is MYTKQHTIQKAVTVSGVGIHTGATASMTFMPAEPDHGYKFQRTDLPNQPIVEADVDNVVDISRGTTIEQDGARVNTVEHVLAALVGLEIDNVLIQIDGPEPPIMDGSSIMFVEALKEAGLEEQPALRKFFEVPNSVFYQDKDRKVEIAALPLDDYRLTVMVDYNSPVLGSQHALLSNISDFETEIASSRTFCFLHEVQALRKLGLIQGGNFNNAIVVVDQLISEQELDELADVFDLPKVEVKEEGILNNVELRHNNEPARHKLLDMVGDLALVGRPIKAQILAARPGHAANVEFARKLKKLMLKTDKDSNVPAYDPKQEPIMDINELNQLLPHAYPFLLVDKITELTPNYVIGVKNVTVNEPFFPGHFPGNPVMPGVLQIEAMAQTGGILVLKNMEEPKNYWTYFVAVDDCKFRKMVVPGDTLVLKCELIMPIRRGIAKMKGQAYVAGQLVCEATMTASLVKKDQ
- the lpxA gene encoding acyl-ACP--UDP-N-acetylglucosamine O-acyltransferase → MISPLASIDPNAKIDEGVEIGPFTTVYGDVEIGKGTWIGPNVTIMDGARIGENCKIFPGAVISAVPQDLKFEGEYTTTVIGNNTVLRECVTINRGTSDKMMTKIGENCLLMAYVHVAHDCIIANNCIFSNAVQIAGHVEIDEFTIVGGTAAIHQFVKIGKHAFVAGGSLVRKDVPPFVKAANDPLSYCGVNGVGLRRRGFNDEEVRQIHEMYRTFYAKGLRKEVAIQQIEDEVHDCEAKNIIVDFLKNATRGVIKGY
- a CDS encoding ABC transporter ATP-binding protein produces the protein MIQIHAENIGKRFGRNWIFKNLDYTFEAGNSYAITGSNGSGKTTFIRSLAGILPLSKGKISYHLDQSEIHPDDIHKYLSLSGPYTEVIEEFSLLELIHFYQNFKPLQVTPEELIEIMELKHSKKKAIKDFSSGMKQKLKLGLAFFGFDQILILDEPTSNLDHQNIEWYHQQIENIDRSNKIILICSNQPYEYDFCTNHLNISHFK
- a CDS encoding histidine phosphatase family protein, yielding MKKYLYIVRHGQTNYNKSELVQGRQIDAELNEKGLEQASALFEFYKDKYFDKCYTSTLQRTWQTVDGFLQGDLKWEKLSGLDEMDYGAFEGNPIDDTVMALNDAWNRGEVDAKAEGGESPQDVQDRQKEAISYIISQKEEKHVLVCMHSRAIRILLCLLLQKPLVEMKNYIPKNTGVTTVVYDEETQEFSLEDFNRVDHLA
- a CDS encoding DUF2911 domain-containing protein; this encodes MRKFSILNICILLFTLWSSTIIYGQELKHKPRKSEVGLVNFRDGENYVKVTYGRPKMKHERHHPFGYNVPWRKLWRFGDDDATEITFTKPVIFGEDTLNTGTYALFAIPDTAEWTMIVNKELGQWGTFKYRQEYDIARMKIPAFKSPYVFMQFSIFLQETDEFYGCNLIAIWDRRSIVIPIRFLKEEDLLINTEEADSLNVTE